The segment GCCCGAACGCACCGAGTCGCGATCGGCTCAGGGATAGATCTGATTCCCCTCGTCGTCGGACAGAATGATGCAGTCCACCGGACAGCTCTCGGCTGCTTCCCGGATGGTATCCTCGTCGGCGCCGGCGGGGTTCACGACAGTCGAGATCCCCTCGTCGTCCAGCTCGAACACGTCCGGTGCGATGTCAGTGCAGTTGCCGCAGCCGATGCACTCGTCACGCTCGATGGCTATCTTCATTGCAGCCTCCACGGAGTATGGCGGCAGTCCTGCGACTGCCCTGGGTATGACCGCCGCAATACTAGGCCAGGTACCGCCTCCGCATCAAGTTTCGGCTTCTCAAGCAGCGCACCAGGCCGGCCCGATACCCCGGTGCGCCCCGTTGCCAGACAGGGCGGCCGTCCGCACAGCATGCACGTAGGTGTGTTCGTAGGCATCCCCTGGAGTCGCCGCAAACCCGGCGTGGCGCCCGGGAATCCTGGCGCACCCTTGAGACCTCAGCGGCCAAGTGCCACAATTGGTCGGTCATTACAGTAACGCGGAAGTGCCACAATTCGTCGGTCACTC is part of the Anaerolineae bacterium genome and harbors:
- a CDS encoding ferredoxin: MKIAIERDECIGCGNCTDIAPDVFELDDEGISTVVNPAGADEDTIREAAESCPVDCIILSDDEGNQIYP